The nucleotide window TGAGGATCCCTGTTAGCTCTCAGGCCACAGGGCATACATACACAGTGGTGagcaagagaccttgtctcaaacaaggaGGGGTGAGGACTGacaggctgtcctctgatttctgcatgcatgcaccctgcacacacacacagtgtacctACATCATgcacaagatttttaaaattttaattatgtgtatatctgtgtctgtatgtgtgtctgggtacccactgaggccagaggtgtcagactcccttggagctggagtcacagctgACTGTCACCTGATACCAGTGCTtggaacagaacttgggtcctctgtgagaacaGTACACTCTctaaaccaccaagccatctctccagccacttacatacatactttaaaataacaacaaatcagTCCCACACAAAGGAGTTGCTAAGTCAGGATGAGTGcacatttgaggccagtctgggctataccCAGGCTTTGAGCTAAGACCCTACTGTCaactgcacccccacccccaaaccaaATGATTTTGGAGTTGAGGTAAACACCTACTTCCAAAGTACTTTAGCTTTGAAAGTGCTTGTTCTGTGAATGTGAGAAACAAAACTCAGGCACCTGCCACTTAGGCAGGTGACAGGCCAGTGTCGGAGCGGAGCCTTCCTGTGATCCCAGTATTCTGGGGGTTGAGATGGGATCCCCAGAGCAAACGGCCTCACCAGACTCAACTGAAATAgcaagagaccctgactcaattatctaaaatatagttAAGGACCCTTTGACTTCCAACacagacaaatgaaaatagaGAAGACAAATACACATTTACTAATTAAggctttggctttttttgtttgtttgtttgcttggcttttcaagacagtttttctttttgttgttgttgttgttgtgttttgcatagccctggctgtcttggaactagctctgtagaccaggctggcctcaaactcacagaaatcctcctgcctctacctcctgagtgctgggattaaaggtgtacatcaccacTGCCCCACAGATTTTTGCACTTTAAgattgtttttaagacagggttctcactgtgtagccctagctgcccttgaactctccATCCTTTGTCAGTCTCTTGAGTTCTTGGATTAAATGCTTGGGCCACTGTAATGAagatatttttgtatgttttgtttttttccaagacagggtttctctattgtagccctggctgtactagaacttgatccttgtagaccaggctggccgccaactcagagatccttctgcctctgcctccagaatgctgggattaaaggcctgtgccaccaccaccaggctgaTGGTgttctttaaaatctttttcactCTGGCAGACATCAGACCTCAGTTGTCTCTGAGCCAGGGTCAGTTAAAGTCCTGCCATTAGTACAGCCTGAAATAAAGATGATACTTTAATCATGGTTAAGTTCATCTTTAAGTGTATCTAATCTTGAGTCCCAACTCATCCCCTTTGCCTCATATCCCAGGATCCACCTTGCATGTTCAGTGAAGAGTACCAGAAGGCTCTCCTGGAGAATTATCATTTGGTGCTGGATCAGAAACGGAAGGAGTATGTGGTCGGAGAGCTCATCTGGAATTTTGCTGACTTTATGACTAGCCAGAGTGAGTGTCTTTTAAGCTTAGGGATGTTTCTCAGGTTGGCGTTTTCAGTTCTGGGCAATTATAAGATACTGGgaatgggactgggagatggcttagatggtaaagtacttgctttgGTCTATTTTACAATCtttaaaaggagaaaagcagGCCTCAGATTGGGTGTATCATCTCTCCTCCAACCCCAACTTTtgagagggtctcactatgtaaccctggctagcTGATAGGGAAGACAATCTgattgcctctgcttcctgggtgctaggaataaAGGTATGCCCCTCCATAGTATTTTAAACTTTATCTTATTACATtatcttattacatttttatgtagTCAGAGAGTGGAAAGTGGGtagtgggtggtggtggtggtgtgtgtgtgtgtgtgtgtgtgtgtatgccatagGTAAAGGTTAGACAACTTTGGGGAGTCTGGTtgctccttctaccatgtggatgccTGTGATTGAACTTGGGGTGATTAGGTTTGATAGCAAGTATCTTTACTTTCTGAGTCATCtcatcccctttgctttgttttttagaaCCAATGAGAGTAATAGGGAACAAGAAGGGAATCTTTACTCGTCAGAGACAACCCAAAAGTGCAGCCTTTACTTTGCGAGAGAGATACTGGAGGATTGCCAATGAAAGCAGACATCACCATCCAGTGCCGGGGACCCAGTGTTTGGGAACCAGACCATTTACATTCTAAAGCTAGAACTACCTCACTATAGTCAGGGCCTCTGATGAAATGAAAGACACCTCAGCAGAGCaggggctgaagggatggctcagaagttgagagccaggttcaattcctagtgcccacatggtggctaattCTGAGCTGTTACTCCATTCCCAAGGTGATACAAATGCCCTCTTTCGGCCTCTGCAGGTACGGCAGGCATGCAAACATACATTTGGGGGAAATagccatacatgtaaaataaaaacctaaataaaaattgttttcttttattattgttgttgcttttttgagacagggtttctctctgtagccctgtctgccctggaacttgctctgtagaccagcttggcctcaaatgcaagagatccacctgtctctgcctctgaagtgctgcgATTAAAAGTGTTTGCCAACACCACTACCCagcaaatttttctttaaaagttctATAAGTGACAAATTGGCCATTGCCCAAGACCCTCATACTTGGGCATCTAAACAGGCTATTCTTGACCCAGTAAGAGTGAAAGAGCCACTCATTAAATGCCACAGAggaggtgggtgtggtggcacatggctttaatacagcacatgggaggcagaggatggCAGACCTCTACGAGCTCCAGGCCAGACCTGTCTCAACAAACCCCCTTCCAATTAGCTGCAGTTCCATGGATATTCACACATGTAGCAAAGTCCTATACAGCGCAGCAACCAACAAACCACTTTCCACAGTTCAGAAGTATAAGATTCAAATGCTACTCTCTGAATTGTGAGCTCACAACTCCAGCCTGGACTCTTGTGTGTGAATATGCAtgcttgtagaggccagagaaccACCTCAGTGGCTATCTGCTAGCATGCACTTTACTGACAGAACTGTCTTCATAGGCTTCCCTATGAACAGCTCTGTGAAGAAGTGCCTCTCACCAGTGCCACTAAATAGGacctgccttttttgttttgttctatgaggcagggtttctctgtgtagtcctggctgtccttaagttcctttgtagatcaggctggcctcaaactcagagatctgcctgtctctgcctctccaaatgctgagattacaggtgtgtgccaccaaaagCCCAGCTGGACCTACCTTTTTAAACAGGGCCTAGTAAGCTAGTGTTCTGTGTTTGGTGCCTCAACTGTGATGACCTGGTTGGTCCCACGAAGTCTTTCCTTGGGGATTTGTCCCTGTGTCTCTGGTCAAGAAGCTCTACTGAGACAAGAATATATAGCACAGTATTCTTCCCAAGATCAACCCTGGGCTGAGAATGGATGCCCTGAAAAGGGTTTCCAAGCTGTCAGATGGAAGCAAGAGCTATATGCAGTGCTGGAGACAGCTGTCTTTTCTCAGGGTCAGTTCCATGCCTCTACATACATCCTGTCCCAATCTTCCCTCCTAGAACCCTGAAAAGTAGgcgctggaaactgaacctgggtcctctccaagagcagccagtgttcttaattacCTAGCCATCCCTAGcctttgtcattattattattattctttttattttttatttatttattttttttttttagacagggtctcaccaagtAACTCTGGCAATcctagaaactcattatgtatatCAGACTGGCCTGATATACAGTTCTGGACTTCACAGAACTGTCTGcctctgctgtgattaaaggtttAAGCCATGCACCCAGCCCTGTCATGGATTCTTGACAATCACATGTATAATAAACCCACGGGAATCCAAGAACATAATCCCTAAGAAATCTGTATCAATACTCTGTACTCAGAAACCTGAATAAGTTACCCAGGATGTCCGAGGAAGGGGTTTACAATTAGTACCTGTAGATGGGGTTGCAGTACCATGGATACTCACGTTCTTCCTGACTCTACACTTGATTTCATCCAACTCCGTTTTGAAGAGTCCGTACTGAAGTAAGAACAATGGCAGCACAATGTCCACAGGTAACGTCTACATTTATTTTATACCAAAAAAGTTATGTGCAACAAATAAACATTCTtacatatttacatgtttttatttatcagttaGCAAAATGGTATCCTAAATCTCTGATAAAGAATATTCCTATCTATATTAAAGAGGGACTCTTCCCAGTGAACTCCTTTATACATGAATGTTTACTAGGAGCTTTTGAAGCATGAGTGATACTGTAGATGGAACATACTTCACAGGTCATATACACCTATTATCTAGGTCATGCTCAATACAGCTTCTTAACATTTCACCTATTCTGGGTCAATAAGTttaaaaggggaaggggagggtgtGTGTTTGACTAAGTTGCATGGAATCCTACTCTGCCCTTTTAGACTATAGGGTTGTTCTCACAAATTAGGATTCATAAATGTGCTGCCTAAAATGCTAAAAGGAGGGAAGGGTTCACTGATGTGTGTGCACTAGAGGAAAACATGGGGGTAGGCGACATCCTTATCTCCAAGCAAATTCCTAAAAATCACAGTGAGGAACTTTGCTGATGACTTTTAAGGTAAAGCCACCACCTGTCAGTATTCATCAGAATCAACTGGTGGTGCCAACTATAGCTTAGGAAGTCATTGCTGAGcagtttttgatttttgttttccttgagacaaagtctcaaaaagcccaggttgcccttgaacttatggtcctcttgcctccacctcccaagtgctgggattataggcatgtggtaccatgcctggctgcactTTGGAaagtaattataaataaaaacaaaaacgcaACAATGTTATTTTTAGTGTCCTATATCTTACCTCATAGGTACAAGGATCTTCTGTACCAAATGAAATGCTTTTATATGTGTAgtggggttttgcctgcatgtatgtctatgcaccatatgcatgcagtgcccatagaggccagaagagggcatcggatcgcctggaactggagttgtagatggttCTTAGGACATGTGGGTTGgagccaaacctgggtcctctgcaagaatgacaagtgctcctaactgctaaaccacctctccagcctcccaaaCTATCTATATGGAAATTGTCAATGCTTTTCAACATTCCTTCCGTATAATGAATTTGAACCACtcattctagcacttggaaggctaaggcaggaggaatgccaagtctgaggccagcctgggctatgtactGGATTCTAGGACAGCCTAGGCCACAGAGTGAGAACatgtgtctctttaaaaataaaacaaaacaacaaaaatagctgAAGGAGAGGCTACATATATGAAGCAAAAATAATTCCTGGAATGCAGCTAGTGCAACTAGTTAAACCTGAGTTGTACCAGAAGTTCACCCTCCCTAACGGGAAATTAGCTATGGGAAAGGATCAAGGGAACTCCCACAAGCCAACACAGTCCTGGAGCATACCTAGCCAGAACAGTCTTTTATTCCTTCAAATGTTCTCACTATGAAGAGAGAGGCTTCATTTGTTATAAACTACTTCAAAACCATGAAGTGCAGAATTACTGTAGGAATCATTTTCCCCCTCGTCTGCCCTTCCACAATTATTGTTAATCACGCTTCAGTGTTTACTACTGTGGGTaggctctttgagacagggtttcactatgtaatcCTGGCATTCCTTGTGTTCACTAtttagacgaggctggcctcaaactcagagatccacctgcccctgactCCCAGGTGTGTGTCACCGGACCCAGCCAAACCCTGCTTCTTCAGTGTTTAAATATTCAGTCTGAAACAGAAACAGTCATAACAATATTAGCAGTTTTATAACACAGTGTTTTTCTCCCCCATTCCACTAGGTTTAATAGAAGGTACAGAGAGAAGTCTGAATTCATTAGGGCAAAAGTTACCAAATAAAACACAACAGGGTCACTTACCGAGAACATGTATTTtagcaaatgctttttttttttttttttttttttttttaaagatagggtctcCTGTAGCTAATGTTGGTCTCTAATTTGCTACGtaatcaaggatgaccttgaattcctgatccttctgcttctacaACCCAAATGATGGGACCACAGGCAAGCATGAACACACTGGTCAGCAAACACTGTTATCTCAGACAGCACCTGTTAACTAACTCTCAGTGAGAAAGGGGTATTCATTCTATTAGGTCACAGGaatgtaacaaacaaacaaaaaagtcatacAATCAATAATGGTGGTACTCCCAAGACTTAGGAAAGCAAAGGGAAGCCTTGAAGGGTCTGGTGCATGGAACACTCTCACATTTTCTTGAGTAAAGGTTGGAGACATCTGTAATGTCAAGACAAGCTTTAACACCATTCTGCTGAGTGATAAAGAATACAAAAGGTCATTTGGAATTGGGACCCAAGGGACTTGTTTAGCACAGCCTTGATATGGAAGTAGCAGAAGTCTTAGCTGGTAGCCATTTCCACTGCCTTGGGAGACCTGGACACAGGGCTACAAGATGACATCACTATACAGTTCTCGCATGAGGACTTGGTTCTCCATAAATACCATTCAGTACTTCCTAGAAGTCCTTTAACTATTTCAGAAGACAACAGCAGTGCATACATGGTAAGACGGTCATGGAAATGTTCACATTCATGGGGAAATACAACCTTTGCTGAAATCAAAACTGGTTAGAACCTACTAAAAGGGCATTATAATTCATATTTTATCCCTAGCCTCAGCCAGAAATCCTATGATGCATCAGTTATGACCGAAGGCCAGAAGCCTCTGAATGATTGTTGACCACACATGCTCTTTACAAAGCAGCCAGTTCCCTCACTCCAAAAGAAGGCAAATAAAAGCTCTTAGAATTTGCTGTCTAGTTGACTATTTTTAACATAATGATTAACCAAACCATAAACAAAAACACTGCCACTTCTCAAGGAACTCCCAAGGAATACAATGGCCGCACAATCCTTCTGGTAGAATGCAAGTTCTCTGCTTTGTggtaaggaaggaaaggagggatacTTCTGCCCCAGTTCAACACACAGAATAATTTGGTTTGAGATTTAAGACAGAAGGCACTTTTAACATCTCCTGTAAGATGCTAACCAGAGAAACACAGTCACCATGTCATCGGGTTTATTCAGGTCACCTCTGGGTTTCTTCTCACTGCTTCTGTGTGGCTACTGGAGTGGGACAAAGTTTCCACGTttcacttccaggtctttctacttgTTATGTTTCTTCCGAGTCAGCAAACTGGTCCTCGTGTCTGCCCTAAGGTTTACAAATTCAATATGTGATTCTGAAACACCTACTGACAATCCTTAGTGCAAGAAACAAGAAGGGAAAAACTTTGGGCCGACCTCGGAGCACTTGGTTTGTGCTTGTATCAGTTGTAATACTGTTGAGCTGACTGGCACCAGGATCAAGAGAACACACCTGCATTGAAAGCTCAGCTACTTGTTTAAGAGGCTTTGCCCAGAAATGCCATAGTGGTTTCAGCTTTTCTCCAATGACTACATCCATTTCCTACAATCAGTGTCCCGAGAGCCTTGGAATTAAAGGTCTGGTCACAAGATATCCTATATGGTTACAATCCATCCAGTCTTATGACTACTCAAACTTGACTCAGATGTTCAGGCTTAGCTTCTTCCTCTCAGAGCGGGCGGGAACCAACCACCCTATTTCTGCTGTCAATACTGCACCAGTGCTGCCAGCATTTTCCCAAGATGTTGTTTGCATCTACTATTTCCACTACGTATCAGTCACAATGAGCTGACAATTCTTCATTGCTACACTCCAACTAAACTGTACAGTAAGTTCTGCAGGGGTGGATCCAATGTTTCTACCTTTATTTACAAATATCACACAAATGGACTCTAATTGAATCTACAGGTTTAAATCCATCGGCTAAAACATATTACATATTGTAAACATGGCAATATTTAATACAGTATctattctaaaatattttcatgttcatGATCACATTtgttatacctgaaattgaattTATACACATTAAAGAATTACTAGCAATGGCTGCTCACTTTACGGTTGAGGACCGGGGGCTAGGGCTACATTTTATTATCTCAGAAACATCTTCAAGGTAAAGTTAAAGCTTGTCTTTGATTGGCTTGGCGTATCCTTTTTTGTATCCGTATTTAAAATGAAGATTGACACAGAAAATAGCTAGGGCCCCTTCTAatttacaatattttaaaaaatcagtttaaGATTCTCAGGGAAAGTGTCtgttgtgaattaaaaaaaaaaaaaaaaacttgcaaaatAAACTTAATGAAAGAAGTGTTTGAGCCAGCTGGGTGGAAATCCGGCAGCCATCAGTCTTCCTTAGGCTGCAGCTGTCGCTTCCAGGCCTCATTCAAGTAAACTAGTCGTTTGTAATTGATGATGAGGAGAATGAAGTTCAGCACATATGTGGTGACGCTGATGATGCAAAACTCCTTCAGCACAAAGTACAGAATATAGGCCAGGTACAAAGACCCCACCACAGACACGATGGAAGAGGTCATGAGGACCAGAGCTGCAACTGCGCTGGCTGTCATGCCTGCAAGAGAGAGACACGGCTAGGTCAGGGCTGGGCCTGGACAGAGGCTTCTCAACTGACAAGTGGTAGGCTGTGACTAGCAGTGTATTAATACTGACCTTACCTTCTTGGCTCTAACAGCAGAGTGCAAAAACTGCCCATCTGTTTCAACACTAAGTAGGCTAAATTTTACTGACAGGATTCAGCTGCCAGGGCTCTGATCTGTTACTGTTTCACAAGGAAGTGTGCACATAAACTATGCAGGCTCTCGATCACATGAAGCAAAGATGCTGATGCAGCTTCCTAATGAGAGCAGGAACAAGGGCCACAGCTTTCCTTCCAAGCCATACCTACTGGGTAAGGTCCTCCCCTGGCATTCCACTATAGGTTCCCTATCTGGGGACAATGTTGCTTATCATGTTTAGATCAAATTTACCAAAAATCTAGACCAGGTGGTACCCTTGCCAacactgtgctgaggaggaaaaaccaaaacaaagagtGTTGACACTTGAGAATAGCTAACCGGTGGACAAGGGAAACTACACCAGGCCAGTAAGCCACACCTGCATCAAAACAGATCAGGCAAAAAGGCAGTTTGGGCTGGACATGTGtccataaccccagcactctggggtcTGGGGCAGAAAGATCAAACTGGAGGCCTGCCTggatacatagtaagaccctgtctatgGGGGCTAACTAGTCGGGTATTAAAAACCACGGCTCAAGACAAAAGTGTGTCTCAAGTTCTGAACACCTTCACATGTACTGTTCTGAAATTTTCTGATGGCAGCAACACAGCATTATAAACACTTATTTTCAAGGACAGAAAAGGCAGAGCATATTATAGTCCTTGCCTATCCAAAAGCTAATAGGCTAGCAAAGCCTAGATTATGTTCAATTTACTCAACAGTACTGCCCTCACCTATGCTAAATCATCTATGCTCAAAATCTAAGCCTAAATAATCAGTGTTGACACCTTAACTTTATCAAAGAAAGTTAGTTTTAAAATGATGCAAGAACCAGGCATGGCACTCCacgctataatcccagcactcaggaggctatgGCAGAGCAACTGTGAATCTAAGGACAACCAAGGCTCTGAATTGAGTTCCAGCCTAGTTTGAGGTATGTACACAAATAAGTATTTTGAAAAATGATACTGGTGGGCTAGAGGTGTAGCTCAGTAGCAGATCTCTTGCCATCTTGATGTACAAGGctggggttcaatccccagcacagcaagcaaatgaacaaaaaagaaataaataataaaatgatgtacaaagtatttattctgtttttctctgcTCAAATTTAATAGCAGACAGTACTCAAACCACCTCTTAAGTCTTCTGTGAGAATTAAATGAGCTCAGATAAAGCTTGACTATATGAGCTACAATAAGGTTCTCTGAATGGCCTGTAAGTGCTGCTGTTTTACTAATTGTAGTGTATGCAGGTACTTGTGGACTTTATAATATGCCATAACTCTAACAACAGAGTATCTTCTAGCtctaaaaacaataacaaaaacaacttaCTGTAGCTATTAAGTATAATGTATACATAATGTATAATTAATGTATAcattatgtataaaaatataaaaaagataaatagaacagtcaaaaaaaagaataaaaagaagggaaaaaagaaattaagctaTTGGACAGGGAACATAGCATTTGCtttttacattttgaaattaaaaaaaaaattaagaccatGTGTTTGCATTTTCTTATGTATGCAAAAACAAACTCCAGAACCATAAGGTAAACTGAGGTGGGATTCCTTATCATCAAACAGCAGCTATTTTTATAACACTGaactataaattaataaaaataatttataaaatttataatttataataattatatattaaaattaatttatacttataatttataattaataaagataatttcaaaataatgacTGTCACATAGTGACATACAAGGGAGTGAAGTGGCAGGCTCTGGAATCCAGTGTTAGATGATTCAAAAGAGTTGACATTACAAAAACATGTGGAAACAAAAAAGTCAGGAAATATGAGTGGAAATAATACACATGATGAAACTATGCACATGAAATAATATTATAAGTGGAAACCTGTCTCACCTTGGTCTCCCACATAAACGTGGatgattttttccccctctagGCCATTTTCTATTAAGGGAAAACGAGCTGCTTTGAGCTGCATTTTGTACTTGGCATTTGTAGAAATCCCACAGAATCAATAAGTTAGAGATGAAacctttctcctcccaccacaGAACCCCTCACTATGCTTTTGCATACACAAACATAATTCCCCTATAgctttaaactttattttgcTCATTTTACTGAACAGTACCTAATCTTTTCACTCACTCCTACTTTAACGACTACACACAACTTTCTTAGATAGATATGACCTCTTGAGCTTACTGCTAAGCCCCATGATAGCTATTTTAATCTGCACTATCACCTTTCTATTTCTGTAGGATAGATGTGTACATTCAGAATTGGGCAAACTTGATAGTACTTTTTAGAAAAATTCATATTCCAAAGGTGAATCACAGCAAGCCAACTCCAGACTGAAGTTAACCAATCACTGCACAGAAGAGAAGAGCTgacaaacaatgaaataaaatattaacagcTGAATTACAAAGCACAAATGGAAACAAAAGGCCCACCACAAAACcaacatttaaaaggataaaaaGGATTATCATAAATAAGCTTAGTgggcagcaaaaaaaaaaaaaaaaaacattaaaatacaataaaattaaaacgATGGCTAATGATACTTGACAACTAAAAAATTTAACCAAAACCATTTCTAAAACGAAGACTGGATGGAGACCAGATGACTGGGGATAGAGGGACAATTTGGCAATAGCTGCTAAAATCTGTTTTCTAAAAAAACGTTTGACTCATTAACCTCATGCCTGGAAATTTATTTCCAGGAAATAAGTCAAGGAAGGGAGAATGCTATAAAGAAAATGGATCCCCATGGCATTATTTAGTAAAAGTGTAAAACTGAGATGCCCACACTTAGGAcaatgatattaaaaataaagaggccacacaactttttttttaaacaaaaggcaGGGCTGAGGCTACACCTCAGTTATACAGTGCTGGGTTTGATCCTAGTACCACAGAGGAAAAGCAAAAGACCCACAAGATAGGGAAACAGTAGATCCACAGACACAATGAAATTAATAATTTCCTGCTACTGTTTTCTTAATGTATGATACTTTGAAATAGCTACAGTctataatacaattttaaaaaacaagcttACAAGGAAGACTGGAGTAATAATCTCCGTGAATGGGACTGCTTTTCTGAACATCATGACACACTGCTGGCCATGACTAAATGTCTAATGATATCAAGGTCAACATATGGTAAAAAGAAGTGAATCACACTTTCACAATACAAAAATATGCTGCACCCGAATGACTCTCTATTATCAGCATGTGTTTTTCTATGAAGACATACTAGGGAGAAGACACAAGCACTAAATGGGTATAACAAGCTTATTTCTGTATCTCTGTATAAATACTTACCAAGTAATAACTgtagtatataaaatataagtCCAAAGACACTGTTTGGCTGGTTTAATACACCATCTTTTCCAAAAATGGAACCCAAAAGACCAAATCCTCGACCCCATCTGTAAAATAAGGAAAACCAGTAACCCTATATTTGAGATTccctaattttaaaatttaaaattatttgagaaTGTTATCCAATT belongs to Meriones unguiculatus strain TT.TT164.6M chromosome 4, Bangor_MerUng_6.1, whole genome shotgun sequence and includes:
- the Vkorc1l1 gene encoding vitamin K epoxide reductase complex subunit 1-like protein 1 isoform X2, which translates into the protein MGRGGGGGGGGGGGGGGGSGGGWVGPRRAAASEVEAEGGGGSGGGGGGGGKMAAPVLLRVSVPRWERVARWGRGFGLLGSIFGKDGVLNQPNSVFGLIFYILQLLLGMTASAVAALVLMTSSIVSVVGSLYLAYILYFVLKEFCIISVTTYVLNFILLIINYKRLVYLNEAWKRQLQPKED